The genomic DNA TGGTCAACGGCTCGAAACCCGCCTCAGATTTCATCCAGCAGTTCTCAATAGAGTTTGGATCGTAGAAAACCCTAACGTACCTCGTTTTAAAGTTGTGAGAGCGCTCCAACCATTCCGAACGAATGGCGGTTTCACAGGTGTACTGCACACCTTGGAAATTTATACCTCCTCGACCAATTCGACACACCTGCGAGGGTAACAATGCAATCTTCAGCTCCGCTGGTGATACGAATTTCGAATTCAGGAGATTGTTTGCCATAGACCACTTCCACATGGCCATAGGCGTGGGCTCCACTTCTGCCGCGATCATCTCACGGTTCAGAAGATGAGGAACTCGAAGGCTCTTGTTGTGAGCCAAAACACCGAGGATTACCATCTCAGTAAACTCATCGATATCGAAAATTGCGTCGAGCTGGTAGTCACGATCACCACGCTCCATTTTCCGAGCATCTACGCCGCCAGGGACAAATTTCAAATCCAGCTTTTCGTTGAGCAGTCGGAAACGGCTTTCAATGATACTTTTCCAGTCAGGCCGAAACGGTGGCAAAATCTTCAAGGCTGTACCAAGAGTCTTTGTCATCGTCTCCCCAGCTTCACTGAGAAGTTCAGCGCGATCTGCGACGATTTCAACCGGTAGATGAGAACATGGCCAGTCAACCTCATCGATCTCAATATTATAACGCTTGCAAAACTCCTTCTTCGGCGTGCAAGCATTATAAATGGCATGTCGAGCACCATTCCAACTGGGCCCTTCAAGCCCGACATGAATACCTACGATCATTCTGGTGAACGTATCAACCAACACATACAGCACTGGCCTGCCGATCAACCATAACCGATTGACTCGATGTACCAAATAAACATCAGCAATCGTCGAATCGATTTCGTACCGATGACTTGCACCGACTAACCCTTGAGAGGCAGATCCAACTAGCGCACGATGGTCTTTATTATAGCGGATTGCGCCGCCGCTCTTCTTCAACCTATAGAGTTCATCAAAGAAAAGTTTTCCATGGTACTCCAGTTGATTGATGGACGGGTAGCTACCTCGAACCAGGTTACCTTTTGAACCGTCGGACTTGATCGACCGATAAAACTTATTGAGCATCCAATCATAGGCTTTCTTTAGCTTGCCACACCTGCCACTGGCAAAGCGCCCATAGGCCAAGCGAATATGCGAGATGTGCCGTGACTCGAGCAGAATTGCGCCACCGTCATCCACAACTACGCCACGATATTTAAGCGGTCGGCCAGGAACAATGCCTGAGGCCCGACTTTTTTTCTTTCCACGGCCTCCACACGTGCTGGTATTCCACAAAAATGCGTTTCGTGTCTGCCCCATGCTCCAATACCGATAGAGAAGTCGATAAATTTGCTTCCGGTCAACTCCCACTACCATTGCGTGATTAGCAACAAGGGAACCAAAGTTAGACGTCAAGATATCGAGGGGGCCATGATTCTCCACCAAACCACGTACCAGCTCCCAGTTCCTATCTCGGCTGTCTTTTTCATTCTCACTGATCTCGTCGTCACTTCGAAGCAAGTGCATAGGTACCATTTCAGGGTTGATCACCGCCGCTCCGTTATTGATCTCTTCGATCAATAGTGAGCTTCCAACCCGCCATGGCTTCGTCGGACTTGTACCGAGTTCAATGACTAAGACAAACTCATCCTTTATAGCTAAAACTCTGACCGGTTTCTTCAGCAGCTCAGATCCCTCACCCGGAGAAACGATGCAGTTAACTCCCAGACTAAGCATGACGAGGCACCTCGATTTCTGATGTGCTGGAAAAGGATGGCTCAGCAATCCAAACATGCAAAGGTTCAGATAAGCTTATTACCTTAGCGCTTAGACTCGCCCCCAGTCTGCCCGTCCAAAGAAGATGGTGGAAGAGGCGTTTAACACCAATATATTCTATAAAAATTACCCTCGAGGCTTTTTGCAGCAGTGCCTTTAGTGGCAATTCACTAGTCTTACATCCCGCTATAAATTCGAGCAGATTATTTATATTATTCTCCGTCGGCAACGAAGGATGGATGACCGCGTAAGTTCTAAGTATGACAAGATTTGCTATTTTAACTTGCGAGAGATTTTCATGGAGAACCAGTTTCCATTCTACCTTTCTCATAGCCCAATATTTAGCTTCGATCTCAAGCTTTTCCGCCATCCGATTCTGCTCCTTGAGGCTGGCATCCTCGAACTCCTTACGGTATTTCACAGAGCGCGCGGCCAAGGTTGCTTCGCCCTTCGAATCTATGAAAGTTATGAGGAAGTCAGTGGTCATAACCACTGGGACTTGAGTACCTGGATACACAGGATGACGGTAATTCAGGCTTGACGCGATCGCTTGAGTCTCAGCTTGCGTTAGGAGCGGGAACTGCTCACGAATGTCGATGATGGAAGGATCATGCTCAAGGATCAGGTGATAGTCGCGCTCAGCGTTGGATAGCAAATGATGACTGCGATGAAATTTCACACCCGGTACAAGATGCGACACCCCGCTCGACTGGATATCCCAAATCTTGATCCAAGGCTCATAGGACTCTCTAACGCCAGATCCGCGACCCGATTGTATTCTTCTATCAATTTTCCGCTGAGTCATTAGCTTCGAGCTAGCTGGATTCACCGGTTCAGTGGGTACAGATGTCATTTCACGAGTCGCTCATCGTTGAGTGACCCGCTCGATCGGATCGGAACGACACAGGTCGTGGCGCGGAGAAATTCAAGAGCGGGCTCAGCCAGGACAGCAGTCACTGTGGTGCAGAAGGGATTGTGATCCTATATCCATGGACAAGGCTCTGCCCCGACAAACGGGCCGTGACAGAGCCTTGTGACAACCTTTCTTAACTTGTGACAACCTTTATTTTTTTGTGACAACCT from Pseudomonas putida includes the following:
- a CDS encoding Mu transposase C-terminal domain-containing protein, which codes for MLSLGVNCIVSPGEGSELLKKPVRVLAIKDEFVLVIELGTSPTKPWRVGSSLLIEEINNGAAVINPEMVPMHLLRSDDEISENEKDSRDRNWELVRGLVENHGPLDILTSNFGSLVANHAMVVGVDRKQIYRLLYRYWSMGQTRNAFLWNTSTCGGRGKKKSRASGIVPGRPLKYRGVVVDDGGAILLESRHISHIRLAYGRFASGRCGKLKKAYDWMLNKFYRSIKSDGSKGNLVRGSYPSINQLEYHGKLFFDELYRLKKSGGAIRYNKDHRALVGSASQGLVGASHRYEIDSTIADVYLVHRVNRLWLIGRPVLYVLVDTFTRMIVGIHVGLEGPSWNGARHAIYNACTPKKEFCKRYNIEIDEVDWPCSHLPVEIVADRAELLSEAGETMTKTLGTALKILPPFRPDWKSIIESRFRLLNEKLDLKFVPGGVDARKMERGDRDYQLDAIFDIDEFTEMVILGVLAHNKSLRVPHLLNREMIAAEVEPTPMAMWKWSMANNLLNSKFVSPAELKIALLPSQVCRIGRGGINFQGVQYTCETAIRSEWLERSHNFKTRYVRVFYDPNSIENCWMKSEAGFEPLTIVPQQRVKYGGLRMEEVLDIIKILNQVAPDARYEDANTGALLQGRQEEILHRAQAKRQGQGDPKSDAEFKRDKRSKRAVETQTERDLHTADLNQLRLVDNSPAAEETYTPVTVKPVSGRSAAFLKLVINAGNEASHE
- a CDS encoding TnsA endonuclease N-terminal domain-containing protein, which translates into the protein MTSVPTEPVNPASSKLMTQRKIDRRIQSGRGSGVRESYEPWIKIWDIQSSGVSHLVPGVKFHRSHHLLSNAERDYHLILEHDPSIIDIREQFPLLTQAETQAIASSLNYRHPVYPGTQVPVVMTTDFLITFIDSKGEATLAARSVKYRKEFEDASLKEQNRMAEKLEIEAKYWAMRKVEWKLVLHENLSQVKIANLVILRTYAVIHPSLPTENNINNLLEFIAGCKTSELPLKALLQKASRVIFIEYIGVKRLFHHLLWTGRLGASLSAKVISLSEPLHVWIAEPSFSSTSEIEVPRHA